A portion of the Misgurnus anguillicaudatus chromosome 16, ASM2758022v2, whole genome shotgun sequence genome contains these proteins:
- the LOC141350028 gene encoding uncharacterized protein, translating to MGRLMAELVHKMEKGGRKLIKWLQKKRLLAPKMKCPACKHHMKMAKSGSTRLGYRWRCRRSCHGDISRTIKKGSVFEGSHMDLSTWLKIMHNFAQGLRKRHVDMIEEGVIGSSASITKVYDTLRHCCVTAIQRLKKRKKMRIGGRHSFVVIDESKFCHKRKYNRGRFGRAWRRQRTWVFGLLEVRAARRRPVLKLVKSRSRRHLLPIIQKYVRTGSQILSDSWRAYNTLQQQGYIHYQVNHRRFFVHPQSGAHTQHMERAWRSYKENIYRYRGNLTEHSLQKNLCLIEWNYWLGKNHRHGPIGRLLHDIKKVYKLK from the exons ATGGGCAGGTTAATGGCAGAATTGGTCCACAAAATGGAGAAAGGAGGAAGAAAGCTGATTAAGTGGTTGCAGAAAAAAAGGCTACTTGCACCAAAGATGAAGTGCCCTGCTTGTAAGCACCACATGAAAATGGCAAAATCAGGCTCTACAAGACTTGGTTATAGGTG GAGGTGTCGAAGAAGCTGCCACGGGGACATTTCAAGAACCATAAAGAAGGGTTCAGTTTTTGAAGGTTCACACATGGATCTGTCAACCTGGCTCAAGATTATGCACAA TTTTGCTCAAGGTCTCAGAAAAAGACATGTGGACATGATTGAGGAAGGGGTTATTGGAAGCAGTGCATCAATCACTAAAGTGTATGATACACTTCGCCACTGCTGCGTTACTGCCATTCAACGACTTAAGAAGAGAAAAAAGATGAGAATTGGTGGTAGACACTCTTTTGTTGTCATTGATGAAAGTAAATTCTGCCACAAAAGAAAG TACAACCGTGGACGATTTGGGAGAGCCTGGAGACGACAACGTACATGGGTCTTTGGATTGCTGGAGGTGAGGGCTGCACGTCGAAGACCAGTTTTGAAGTTGGTCAAAAGCCGTTCCAGAAGGCATCTGCTACCCATTATACAAAAGTATGTAAGAACTGGGAGTCAAATTCTCAGTGATAGCTGGAGAGCATACAATACCTTGCAACAGCAGGGTTACATTCACTATCAGGTGAATCACAGACGCTTCTTCGTCCATCCACAATCgggcgcacacacacagcacatGGAGCGTGCATGGCGCTcatataaagaaaatatatatcgCTACAGGGGAAACCTCACTGAACAttcattacaaaaaaatctttgtCTGATTGAGTGGAACTATTGGCTTGGGAAGAATCACAGACATGGACCCATTGGCCGCTTACTTCATGACATTAAAAAGGTTTATAAATTGAAATGA